In Numidum massiliense, a single genomic region encodes these proteins:
- a CDS encoding glycerol-3-phosphate acyltransferase, whose amino-acid sequence MSYLILALFSYALGVTPSALLLNVRQGRLGRARLSRHYVPSSQRFTVAGLDFLKGVAATLIGLFVAGWGGACTAAVAVNAGGVFPPSVAATPGARTTGTAAGSLLILSPLLLLAGVVTFVLVLYFTQYLSLSTALSTVVVMILSFFIRPSWFILVVILLLGLGVLYLHRNSYARFMRGKEPVYPIRRWLR is encoded by the coding sequence ATGAGTTATTTAATTCTAGCCTTGTTTTCGTACGCGTTAGGGGTGACCCCATCTGCACTATTGCTCAATGTACGGCAAGGGAGGTTAGGGCGTGCGCGGTTGTCACGTCACTACGTCCCGTCCTCACAGCGCTTTACGGTAGCAGGTCTCGATTTTTTGAAGGGGGTAGCCGCGACGTTAATCGGTCTATTCGTCGCCGGTTGGGGCGGCGCGTGTACGGCTGCCGTAGCCGTGAACGCTGGCGGCGTGTTTCCGCCGTCGGTCGCGGCGACACCAGGTGCGCGAACGACAGGGACGGCGGCTGGTTCGTTGCTAATCCTTAGCCCGTTACTGCTGTTAGCGGGAGTGGTCACCTTCGTGCTCGTGTTGTACTTTACCCAATACTTGTCCCTCTCGACAGCGCTCAGTACGGTCGTGGTCATGATTCTCAGTTTTTTCATACGGCCGTCTTGGTTTATTCTCGTTGTCATCTTACTATTAGGTTTGGGTGTCCTTTATTTACACCGCAACAGCTATGCCCGCTTTATGAGGGGAAAAGAGCCGGTTTATCCTATTCGTCGCTGGTTGCGATGA
- a CDS encoding arsenate reductase family protein, translating to MYEYPRCGTCRKAKKFLDAHSVAYTTQQIVQQPPSKPELAELVAKSGLPLKKFFNTSGKLYRELNMKEKVNVLSEDELLELLAAHGMLIKRPIVTDGVKVTVGFNEETFKEMWLV from the coding sequence ATGTATGAGTATCCGCGGTGCGGGACGTGCCGCAAGGCAAAAAAGTTTCTCGACGCACACAGCGTTGCCTATACGACGCAACAGATCGTCCAGCAACCGCCGTCTAAGCCTGAGCTCGCCGAGTTAGTCGCCAAAAGTGGCTTGCCGCTGAAGAAATTTTTCAATACGTCGGGCAAATTGTACCGGGAACTTAACATGAAAGAAAAGGTAAACGTGCTTAGCGAAGATGAGCTGTTAGAGTTATTAGCCGCGCACGGCATGTTAATTAAGCGCCCGATTGTAACCGATGGCGTGAAAGTGACTGTCGGTTTTAACGAAGAGACTTTCAAGGAGATGTGGTTGGTTTAA
- a CDS encoding peroxiredoxin, which translates to MSKRLVGLPAPDFEMESTKDLENLETPVRLSDYKGKWLVLFFYPLDFTFVCPTEITALSDRADEFKALDTEILGVSTDSKFSHRAWMNVSRDDNGIGDINFPLAADTTHQVSRDYGVLIEDRGVALRGLFIIDPEGILRYQVVNDENIGRSVDETLRVLQALQTGGLCPANWKPGQKTL; encoded by the coding sequence ATGAGCAAACGTTTAGTTGGTTTACCAGCACCAGATTTTGAAATGGAGAGCACGAAGGACTTAGAAAACCTCGAAACACCCGTACGTCTATCTGACTACAAAGGCAAATGGTTAGTCCTGTTCTTTTATCCGTTAGACTTTACGTTTGTATGTCCTACCGAAATTACGGCATTGAGTGACCGAGCCGACGAGTTTAAGGCGTTGGACACTGAAATTCTCGGCGTGAGCACAGATAGCAAATTCTCGCACCGCGCGTGGATGAACGTATCCCGCGACGACAACGGGATCGGCGACATTAACTTCCCGTTAGCTGCGGACACGACGCACCAAGTAAGCCGCGATTACGGGGTGCTCATTGAAGATAGAGGTGTGGCGCTCAGAGGACTGTTCATTATCGATCCGGAAGGCATCCTGCGCTACCAAGTCGTCAACGACGAAAATATCGGTCGCAGTGTCGACGAAACGTTGCGCGTGCTGCAAGCACTGCAAACGGGTGGCCTGTGCCCGGCCAACTGGAAACCGGGTCAAAAGACGCTATAA
- a CDS encoding redoxin domain-containing protein has protein sequence MRLRSDMPEFKNVTEWVNGEVTKEDLQGHPVLVHFWSISCGVCKQTLPDVNEWREKYKEHNLKVVGVHMPRSEKDTEIAPVKEAIEKYELIHPQMIDNTHSVVDAFQNEYVPAYYLFDQEGKLRHFQAGEKGLHMVEQRLKRVLDIK, from the coding sequence TTGCGCTTACGCTCCGACATGCCCGAGTTTAAAAACGTCACTGAATGGGTGAACGGTGAGGTGACCAAAGAAGACTTACAAGGTCATCCGGTACTCGTTCACTTCTGGTCGATTAGCTGTGGCGTATGTAAACAGACCTTGCCCGACGTGAATGAATGGCGCGAAAAATACAAAGAACACAACTTGAAAGTGGTCGGCGTGCATATGCCGCGTTCCGAAAAAGATACCGAAATCGCACCGGTCAAAGAAGCGATCGAAAAATACGAACTCATTCACCCGCAAATGATCGATAACACGCACAGTGTCGTCGACGCATTCCAAAACGAATACGTCCCGGCTTACTATTTGTTTGACCAAGAGGGGAAATTACGGCACTTTCAAGCGGGAGAAAAAGGATTACACATGGTCGAACAACGCCTGAAGCGCGTGTTAGACATAAAATAA
- the gcvH gene encoding glycine cleavage system protein GcvH codes for MNLPKELKYSQEHEWVKEEGNNRVRIGITDFAQSELGDIVFVELPEVGDEVEANEPFGSVESVKTVSELYAPVSGKVVEVNGELDDSPELVNESPYEKAWMVVVELSNAAELGDLWSAEKYEETFKEDE; via the coding sequence ATGAACTTACCAAAAGAGTTAAAGTACAGCCAAGAACACGAATGGGTAAAGGAAGAAGGGAACAACCGCGTACGAATCGGCATTACCGATTTTGCACAATCCGAGCTCGGTGACATCGTCTTCGTCGAGTTGCCGGAAGTGGGTGACGAAGTCGAAGCGAACGAACCGTTCGGTAGTGTCGAGTCGGTGAAAACTGTTTCTGAACTGTATGCTCCCGTCTCCGGTAAAGTGGTCGAAGTAAACGGTGAGTTAGACGATTCACCAGAACTGGTGAACGAGTCCCCGTACGAAAAGGCGTGGATGGTCGTCGTCGAGCTGTCGAATGCGGCTGAACTGGGTGACCTCTGGTCGGCGGAGAAGTACGAAGAGACGTTTAAGGAAGACGAATAA
- a CDS encoding peroxiredoxin family protein: MGTNRLGRTYRTGEVLPIERAPDFCLPTLQDAQIEVCLSAFRGKSLLLAFWVSWCPDCHAQLPKMEVFHRSLANDGSSFIREAAAIVTVNVTGRERHVDDAIPFLKDNAFTLPVLSDRGRETYDAFGLTSVPSWVVIDARGMIVGRYGADVPFIHVLETFSTTISG, translated from the coding sequence ATGGGTACTAACCGATTAGGTCGGACATATCGCACAGGGGAGGTGCTACCGATCGAACGTGCACCCGATTTTTGCTTGCCGACTCTGCAAGACGCACAAATAGAAGTATGCTTATCCGCTTTTCGCGGCAAAAGTTTGCTCCTCGCGTTCTGGGTCAGTTGGTGCCCGGACTGCCATGCGCAATTGCCAAAAATGGAAGTGTTTCACCGCTCCCTCGCGAATGACGGCAGCTCCTTCATTCGCGAAGCAGCTGCCATCGTTACCGTTAACGTCACTGGTCGCGAACGACACGTGGACGACGCGATCCCATTTCTTAAGGACAATGCGTTCACGTTACCTGTGCTGAGTGATCGCGGCAGGGAAACGTACGACGCTTTCGGACTCACTTCGGTGCCATCGTGGGTTGTGATTGACGCCCGAGGGATGATCGTCGGCCGTTACGGCGCAGACGTGCCGTTTATCCACGTACTGGAAACGTTCAGTACCACTATAAGCGGCTAA
- a CDS encoding methionine ABC transporter ATP-binding protein, with protein MIRLSGIRKHFPTRHSEIRAVDGVNLTVEPGEIFGVIGYSGAGKSTLIRTINLLEPPTEGKVIVGDRVLTELSARDLRLARQEIGMIFQQFNLLWSRTVAENVRFPLEIAGLDKQTAADKVQHLLEVVGLSDRRDAYPAQLSGGQKQRVGIARALAGDPKVLLCDEATSALDPKTTEDILQLLQKINRQFGLTIVLITHEMDVIRKICHRVAVMDHGKIVESGPVAALFRRPQTAITRQFVQESVGAQGADESLDVLLEEVTAGAILKCTFPGSGATQPVISRCIRECDVDLNILAGQLHRVQGASYGTLYVQLDAPEELLARVVRYLRDSDIEVEVVKRGTPA; from the coding sequence TTGATTCGACTAAGTGGGATCCGCAAACATTTTCCAACGCGGCACAGTGAAATTCGCGCGGTCGACGGGGTCAATTTGACCGTTGAGCCGGGGGAAATATTCGGCGTGATCGGTTACAGTGGCGCTGGCAAAAGCACCCTCATCCGCACGATTAATTTGCTCGAGCCGCCGACGGAAGGGAAGGTTATCGTCGGGGATCGTGTGTTAACGGAGTTGTCGGCGCGAGACTTGCGCCTAGCGCGGCAAGAGATCGGCATGATTTTCCAACAATTTAATTTGCTTTGGTCGCGTACTGTTGCAGAAAATGTGCGCTTTCCACTCGAAATTGCGGGATTAGACAAGCAGACAGCTGCGGACAAAGTGCAGCATTTGTTGGAAGTAGTTGGATTAAGTGACCGAAGAGACGCATATCCGGCACAGCTGTCCGGTGGCCAAAAGCAACGCGTCGGGATCGCACGGGCGCTGGCGGGCGATCCAAAAGTGCTCTTGTGCGACGAAGCGACGTCTGCCTTAGACCCGAAAACGACCGAAGACATTTTACAGTTACTACAAAAAATTAATCGCCAATTCGGCTTAACGATCGTACTCATTACGCATGAAATGGACGTCATCCGTAAAATATGTCATCGCGTCGCGGTGATGGATCACGGCAAAATCGTGGAGAGCGGACCCGTCGCCGCACTGTTTCGCCGGCCACAGACGGCGATTACGCGGCAATTTGTGCAAGAAAGTGTCGGGGCACAAGGGGCGGATGAATCGCTGGACGTGTTGCTAGAGGAAGTGACGGCTGGCGCTATCCTCAAGTGTACGTTTCCCGGATCGGGAGCGACACAGCCGGTCATTAGCCGCTGTATCCGCGAATGTGACGTCGACTTAAACATTTTGGCAGGACAGTTGCATCGTGTGCAAGGGGCATCTTACGGCACGCTTTACGTACAACTTGACGCCCCGGAGGAGCTACTCGCGCGCGTTGTACGTTACTTGCGCGACAGCGACATCGAAGTGGAGGTGGTAAAGCGTGGCACTCCTGCCTAA
- a CDS encoding methionine ABC transporter permease, whose amino-acid sequence MALLPNVQWDLMLEATVDTVYMVFISTFFTALLGVPLGILLVATDVNGIRPLPLLQRIVGVFVNLFRSVPFIVLAVWMLPVARVIVGNSLGPTAACVSLIVGAAPFYARLVETSLREVGKGVVEAARAMGASRRQIVRKVLLPEALPGIVSGLTVTCITLIGYTAITGLIGGGGLGDLAYRYGFQSFQTDVMIVATAILVIMVQLIQVLGDRLVKKIDKR is encoded by the coding sequence GTGGCACTCCTGCCTAATGTGCAGTGGGATCTTATGCTCGAAGCGACCGTCGATACGGTATACATGGTGTTTATTTCTACTTTTTTCACGGCGCTCCTCGGAGTGCCGCTCGGGATCTTACTCGTCGCAACTGACGTGAACGGGATTCGTCCATTGCCGTTGCTGCAGCGCATCGTCGGGGTCTTTGTCAACTTGTTCCGCTCTGTGCCGTTTATCGTGTTAGCCGTCTGGATGCTCCCGGTGGCACGTGTCATCGTCGGTAACTCGCTCGGCCCGACAGCCGCTTGCGTGTCGCTTATCGTCGGTGCCGCACCGTTCTATGCGCGACTCGTCGAAACGTCGTTGCGCGAGGTCGGAAAAGGGGTCGTCGAGGCAGCGCGAGCGATGGGGGCGTCGCGCCGACAAATTGTGCGCAAAGTACTCCTTCCCGAAGCGTTGCCGGGTATCGTTTCCGGCCTTACCGTCACGTGTATTACGCTCATCGGCTACACAGCCATTACCGGATTAATCGGCGGCGGCGGTTTAGGTGACCTCGCCTACCGCTACGGGTTTCAATCGTTTCAAACGGATGTTATGATCGTCGCCACAGCGATTCTCGTCATCATGGTACAACTCATTCAAGTGCTCGGTGACCGCCTCGTGAAAAAAATCGATAAGCGGTAA
- a CDS encoding MetQ/NlpA family ABC transporter substrate-binding protein: protein MKKLFNVLLVTILTLAVAACGSAANETGKDGDAGGNQGAKEPVKKEPVKLTVGASAVPHAEILEHIKPALEKEGIALDVKVFQDYVLPNKTLAEGELDANYFQHKPWMETANEENGWKLVDAVGVHIEPIGAYSETHDSVDNIPDGATVAIPNATAETHRVLLLLEANGLIKLKAGDGNKKLADIAENPKNLKFKEVENAMLPRTLQDVDFAVINTNYALQADLNPTKDALFIEDARSPYVNVLAVNAGDEKKPEIETLVKVLTSDDVKKFIEEKYEGAVVPAFTNK, encoded by the coding sequence GTGAAAAAGCTGTTTAACGTACTATTAGTAACGATACTCACGCTCGCTGTCGCCGCCTGCGGTTCAGCGGCAAACGAAACGGGGAAAGACGGTGACGCTGGAGGTAACCAGGGAGCGAAAGAACCGGTTAAGAAAGAACCGGTTAAGCTAACAGTAGGCGCTTCAGCTGTACCCCATGCGGAAATTTTGGAACACATTAAGCCGGCGCTCGAAAAGGAAGGGATCGCGTTAGACGTTAAAGTGTTCCAAGACTACGTCTTACCGAATAAGACGCTCGCTGAAGGAGAGTTGGACGCCAACTACTTCCAGCATAAACCGTGGATGGAAACAGCGAACGAAGAAAACGGTTGGAAGCTCGTCGACGCCGTCGGCGTACACATCGAACCGATCGGTGCCTACTCGGAAACACACGATTCGGTGGACAACATTCCCGACGGGGCGACAGTAGCGATTCCGAACGCGACGGCGGAAACGCACCGAGTGCTCTTGCTACTGGAAGCGAACGGGCTGATCAAATTGAAAGCGGGAGACGGCAACAAGAAGTTGGCAGACATCGCCGAAAACCCGAAAAACCTTAAGTTTAAAGAAGTAGAAAATGCGATGCTGCCGCGAACGCTGCAAGATGTTGACTTTGCTGTCATTAATACGAACTACGCCTTGCAAGCCGACTTGAACCCGACGAAGGATGCTTTGTTTATCGAGGATGCGCGCTCCCCTTACGTCAATGTGTTAGCGGTAAACGCAGGAGATGAGAAGAAGCCGGAAATTGAAACACTCGTCAAGGTATTGACCTCGGACGACGTAAAAAAATTTATTGAAGAGAAGTATGAAGGCGCCGTTGTCCCAGCGTTTACAAATAAATAA
- a CDS encoding tetratricopeptide repeat protein, whose product MSIERIELGNIIRKKRKELGLTLNDLAGDNISVPTISNIERGITHNVSDEKITYLLDQLGLDEQTIAKMKQSGAVEKEHVELELVNIAHLVELKLFDLARERIMALEKQDIIDENAHFSAHLQLTKANLYLYRQHWDRTERILKKVVRLVKECAIDAKTNIEAEAYYLWGQIVFYRDQDTEQALRYSDWALDAFHLGGDKPYLEGRINYNIGVYHYRAEAYAPALKYISKAKKISEQTNDMRTLAMTFYMEGNILKKQEMYQEAIPFFKKAINVSRTLYPNNDLACHLYINMGDNYYCAEQYEEAIRYYKIVRELCHVTKDQQMMAHVYRSYGEVYLATGDYDRAALCADKALDLMKKVPSPFDRFRLLLLCANTALCQKSEKTVDYCQEGIRLADELKQYRMKKEFHFLLAKYYSGVGNNEKHLRELQHLFYVETVLNKEAR is encoded by the coding sequence ATGTCGATCGAACGAATCGAACTTGGCAATATTATTCGTAAAAAGAGAAAGGAACTCGGCCTAACCTTGAACGATCTGGCAGGAGATAATATTTCTGTCCCGACCATCAGTAACATTGAGCGCGGCATTACGCACAATGTGAGCGATGAGAAGATTACTTATCTCCTCGACCAATTGGGACTAGATGAGCAGACGATCGCCAAGATGAAACAGTCGGGAGCAGTGGAAAAGGAGCACGTCGAGCTCGAACTCGTCAACATTGCGCACCTGGTCGAACTGAAACTTTTCGACCTAGCGCGCGAGCGCATTATGGCCTTAGAGAAACAAGACATTATCGATGAAAATGCGCACTTTTCCGCCCATTTGCAACTAACTAAGGCCAATTTATACCTTTATCGGCAGCATTGGGATCGTACCGAGCGCATCTTAAAGAAGGTTGTTCGCCTCGTCAAAGAGTGTGCCATCGACGCGAAAACGAACATCGAAGCGGAAGCGTACTACTTGTGGGGGCAGATCGTCTTTTACCGCGACCAAGATACAGAACAAGCGTTGCGCTACAGTGATTGGGCCTTGGACGCCTTTCATCTAGGTGGCGATAAGCCGTACTTAGAAGGGCGCATCAACTATAACATCGGCGTTTATCACTACCGTGCGGAAGCGTATGCGCCAGCGTTAAAATATATTAGCAAAGCAAAGAAAATAAGCGAACAGACGAACGATATGCGTACGTTGGCGATGACCTTTTATATGGAAGGAAATATTTTGAAGAAGCAAGAAATGTATCAAGAAGCGATTCCGTTTTTCAAGAAGGCAATTAACGTGTCGCGCACACTTTATCCGAACAATGATCTCGCCTGTCACCTCTATATTAATATGGGGGACAACTATTATTGTGCGGAACAGTACGAAGAGGCGATCCGCTATTACAAAATTGTACGGGAGCTGTGCCACGTAACGAAAGATCAACAGATGATGGCGCACGTGTACAGATCGTACGGGGAAGTATATTTAGCGACTGGCGATTATGACCGGGCGGCACTTTGTGCCGATAAGGCGCTCGACTTAATGAAGAAAGTTCCGTCGCCGTTCGACCGTTTTCGCCTCTTACTGCTCTGTGCAAATACTGCCCTGTGTCAAAAATCAGAAAAGACAGTCGACTACTGTCAAGAAGGGATTCGCCTCGCCGACGAATTGAAACAGTATCGTATGAAAAAGGAATTCCACTTTTTGTTGGCAAAATACTATAGCGGGGTAGGAAACAACGAGAAGCATCTAAGGGAACTGCAGCATTTGTTCTACGTCGAGACAGTATTGAACAAAGAAGCCCGCTAA
- the sufC gene encoding Fe-S cluster assembly ATPase SufC: MSNIPKLTVDDLHVSIEDKHILKGVNLEVKGGEIHAIMGPNGTGKSTLASALMGHPKYEVTQGAVTLDGEDVLDMEVDERARKGIFLAMQYPSEISGVTNADFLRSAVNAQRGEGNEVSIMKFIRQLDKKMEALDIDPVFAERYLNEGFSGGEKKRNEILQMMMLEPRISILDEIDSGLDIDALKVVAKGVNDMRSPNNGVLIITHYQRLLNYIKPDFVHVMMQGRIVKSGGPELAERLEAEGYEWVKEELGIKDETVGQEA, from the coding sequence ATGTCAAACATCCCTAAGTTAACAGTAGACGACTTGCACGTCTCTATTGAAGATAAGCACATCCTTAAAGGTGTCAACTTAGAAGTTAAGGGCGGCGAAATCCATGCGATCATGGGGCCGAACGGCACCGGTAAAAGTACGCTCGCCTCTGCGTTAATGGGTCACCCTAAATACGAAGTGACACAAGGCGCCGTTACGCTCGACGGCGAAGATGTTCTAGACATGGAAGTGGACGAGCGGGCGCGCAAGGGGATTTTCCTCGCCATGCAATACCCGAGTGAAATTAGTGGCGTGACGAACGCCGACTTTTTACGCAGTGCCGTCAACGCACAGCGCGGTGAAGGTAATGAAGTATCGATCATGAAGTTTATCCGCCAGCTTGACAAGAAGATGGAAGCGTTGGATATCGACCCGGTGTTTGCGGAACGTTACTTAAACGAAGGATTTTCCGGCGGGGAGAAGAAACGGAACGAAATATTGCAAATGATGATGTTAGAGCCGCGCATTTCTATTCTCGACGAGATCGATTCGGGACTCGACATCGACGCGTTGAAAGTAGTGGCCAAAGGCGTTAACGACATGCGCAGCCCAAACAACGGCGTGTTAATTATTACCCACTACCAGCGGTTGTTGAACTACATTAAACCGGACTTCGTGCACGTGATGATGCAAGGTCGTATCGTAAAATCGGGTGGACCGGAGTTGGCTGAGCGCTTAGAAGCGGAAGGTTACGAATGGGTCAAAGAAGAACTCGGCATTAAAGACGAAACAGTCGGCCAAGAGGCTTAA